One Nocardioides aromaticivorans genomic window carries:
- a CDS encoding sugar phosphate isomerase/epimerase family protein, with translation MARPITLFTGQWADLPFEEVCSLASEWGYDGLEIACWGDHLDPWRAAEDDAYVQEKLDLLEKYNLRTWAISNHLTGQAVCDDPIDGRHQAILSDRVWGDGDAEGVRRRAAEEITMTARSAQRLGVKTVIGFTGSAIWKYVAMFPPATEEMVAAGYRDFADRWNPILDVFDECGVRFAHEVHPSEIAYDYWTTVATLDAIGHREAFGLNWDPSHFVWQDLDPVGFLWDFKDRIYHVDCKDAKKQVGNGRNGRMGSHLPWADPRRGWDFVSTGHGDVPWEASFRMLNTIGYDGPISVEWEDAGMDRLVGAPEALAFVRRLAFDPPSAAFDAAFSSSS, from the coding sequence ATGGCACGCCCGATCACCCTGTTCACCGGCCAGTGGGCCGACCTGCCCTTCGAGGAGGTCTGCAGTCTCGCCTCCGAGTGGGGGTACGACGGCCTGGAGATCGCCTGCTGGGGCGACCACCTCGACCCGTGGCGGGCCGCCGAGGACGACGCCTACGTCCAGGAGAAGCTCGACCTGCTCGAGAAGTACAACCTCCGCACCTGGGCCATCTCCAACCACCTGACCGGCCAGGCCGTCTGCGACGACCCGATCGACGGGCGCCACCAGGCGATCCTCTCCGACCGGGTCTGGGGCGACGGCGACGCCGAGGGCGTGCGCCGGCGCGCGGCCGAGGAGATCACGATGACCGCGCGCAGCGCGCAGCGGCTGGGCGTGAAGACCGTCATCGGCTTCACCGGCTCGGCCATCTGGAAGTACGTCGCCATGTTCCCGCCCGCGACCGAGGAGATGGTGGCCGCCGGCTACCGCGACTTCGCCGACCGCTGGAACCCGATCCTCGACGTGTTCGACGAGTGCGGCGTCCGCTTCGCCCACGAGGTGCACCCCTCCGAGATCGCCTACGACTACTGGACCACGGTCGCGACCCTCGACGCGATCGGCCACCGCGAGGCCTTCGGCCTCAACTGGGACCCGTCGCACTTCGTGTGGCAGGACCTCGACCCGGTCGGCTTCCTCTGGGACTTCAAGGACCGGATCTACCACGTCGACTGCAAGGACGCGAAGAAGCAGGTCGGCAACGGCCGCAACGGCCGAATGGGCTCGCACCTGCCGTGGGCCGACCCGCGTCGCGGCTGGGACTTCGTCTCGACCGGGCACGGCGACGTCCCGTGGGAGGCGTCCTTCCGGATGCTCAACACGATCGGGTACGACGGCCCCATCTCGGTCGAGTGGGAGGACGCCGGCATGGACCGCCTCGTCGGCGCCCCCGAGGCGCTCGCGTTCGTCCGTCGCCTCGCCTTCGACCCGCCGAGCGCGGCGTTCGACGCGGCCTTCTCCTCCTCGTCGTGA